The Fulvivirga ligni genome window below encodes:
- a CDS encoding Dps family protein, with amino-acid sequence MTVNNKKNIEKLNVLLADYQIYYQNLRGFHWNIQGKHFFQLHAKFEELYLDSAQKVDTIAERILTIEGKPLHSFEDYISTATIKAKKDVHDGEGAVSGVIDDLKNIIELEREIKEMAAESGDDATEDLMTGFIDEQEKTLWMMKAWLK; translated from the coding sequence ATGACTGTGAATAACAAAAAGAACATAGAAAAACTAAATGTATTACTTGCTGACTATCAGATTTATTATCAAAATCTGAGGGGATTTCACTGGAACATCCAGGGTAAGCATTTCTTTCAACTGCACGCTAAGTTTGAAGAGCTATATCTTGACTCAGCACAGAAAGTAGATACTATAGCTGAACGAATTCTTACCATAGAAGGTAAGCCGCTGCATTCCTTTGAAGACTACATTAGCACGGCCACCATCAAGGCAAAAAAAGATGTACATGATGGAGAAGGTGCCGTTTCTGGAGTAATAGATGATTTGAAAAACATCATTGAACTGGAAAGAGAAATTAAAGAAATGGCCGCTGAAAGTGGTGACGACGCTACCGAAGATTTAATGACAGGCTTTATAGATGAGCAGGAAAAAACATTATGGATGATGAAAGCCTGGCTTAAATAA
- a CDS encoding DinB family protein: MEVITMDLMQLLLSEMEREAVTTKKMLERIPDDQLDYKPHEKSMAMRYLATHIAEIPTWVPMILNTEELDFKENEYVPKEIKNNADLMKLFEDSLASGKEALKKAEISQLEDHWTMRDGDNIFFKDTKYEMIRHTYCQIVHHRAQLGVYLRLLNVPIPGSYGPSADEPS, translated from the coding sequence ATGGAAGTAATAACAATGGATTTGATGCAGCTATTATTATCTGAAATGGAACGCGAAGCCGTAACCACAAAAAAGATGTTGGAGCGCATTCCTGATGATCAGCTAGATTATAAGCCTCATGAAAAGAGTATGGCTATGAGATATTTGGCGACTCACATAGCTGAAATACCTACATGGGTACCCATGATATTGAATACTGAAGAGCTTGATTTCAAGGAAAACGAATATGTACCCAAAGAAATTAAGAATAACGCTGACCTCATGAAACTCTTTGAAGACTCATTGGCCTCCGGCAAAGAAGCACTCAAGAAGGCAGAAATCAGTCAATTAGAAGATCATTGGACAATGAGAGATGGTGATAACATCTTTTTTAAGGATACAAAATATGAAATGATAAGACATACCTACTGCCAGATTGTGCATCACAGGGCACAGCTTGGGGTGTATCTTAGATTACTGAACGTACCTATTCCGGGCAGCTACGGACCTAGCGCCGATGAACCATCATAA
- a CDS encoding SDR family NAD(P)-dependent oxidoreductase, with product MTNPKTVLILGANSDVAKAAIKIYILEKKYHVVAASRNIKQLKEFGQENQLPADQLTILSFDAVDFDSHEAFYKNLPSKPHIVVYAAGYLKDNEEALRDFDGAFQMMKVHYAGAVSIINRIAMDESNTNLEQIIGLSSLSGVRGRKSNFIYGSTKSAFTQYFAGLRQYLAQRKIKVNVIVAGYIRSKMTDGLDLTESLMLEPELIARAVVKANRKFIIVPGYKWKAIYNILRVLPEQLVAKLP from the coding sequence ATGACCAACCCAAAAACCGTACTCATCCTCGGGGCCAACTCTGATGTGGCCAAGGCCGCTATCAAAATCTATATTCTGGAAAAGAAATATCATGTGGTTGCTGCTTCCAGAAATATTAAGCAACTAAAGGAGTTTGGCCAGGAGAATCAATTACCAGCTGATCAATTGACCATATTAAGCTTCGATGCCGTAGATTTCGATAGCCATGAAGCTTTTTATAAAAATCTTCCCTCCAAACCACATATAGTAGTGTATGCCGCTGGCTATTTAAAGGATAATGAGGAAGCTCTTAGAGATTTCGATGGAGCCTTTCAGATGATGAAGGTGCACTATGCAGGTGCTGTTTCTATCATTAACCGCATAGCCATGGATGAATCCAACACCAATCTGGAGCAGATTATAGGCTTATCTTCCTTATCCGGGGTAAGAGGCAGAAAAAGCAATTTCATATATGGTAGCACCAAATCAGCTTTCACTCAATATTTTGCAGGGCTGAGGCAGTATCTTGCTCAGAGAAAAATTAAGGTGAATGTAATTGTAGCTGGCTACATCCGCAGCAAAATGACCGATGGCCTAGACCTGACTGAGTCATTGATGCTGGAGCCAGAGTTGATCGCCAGAGCAGTGGTGAAGGCGAATAGAAAATTTATTATAGTTCCAGGATATAAATGGAAAGCGATTTATAACATTCTGAGAGTACTGCCGGAGCAACTGGTAGCTAAATTGCCTTAA
- a CDS encoding VOC family protein, protein MSSIVSTYLNFPRNTEEAFNFYKTVFGTEFQGDIMRIGDAPVPDGAPPLSQEDKNLVMHVTLPILGGHLLMGTDAPETMGFNLIKGNNMHISLHPESRMETRRLFDALSEDGHITMELTDMFWGDYFGSCTDKFGIHWMFNCQEKPE, encoded by the coding sequence ATGTCTAGTATTGTAAGCACCTATTTAAACTTCCCGAGAAATACTGAGGAAGCTTTTAATTTTTATAAAACCGTATTTGGTACTGAATTTCAAGGAGATATCATGAGAATAGGTGACGCACCCGTTCCGGATGGTGCCCCACCGTTATCTCAAGAAGATAAAAACCTGGTGATGCATGTAACCCTGCCTATACTTGGCGGCCATCTTCTTATGGGCACCGATGCACCAGAAACGATGGGATTCAACCTCATAAAAGGTAACAACATGCATATCAGCCTACATCCTGAGAGCAGAATGGAAACCAGGAGACTGTTTGATGCGCTGTCTGAAGATGGGCACATTACCATGGAACTGACAGATATGTTCTGGGGCGATTATTTTGGCAGCTGTACAGATAAGTTTGGCATCCATTGGATGTTCAATTGCCAGGAGAAGCCTGAATAA
- a CDS encoding RNA polymerase sigma factor: protein MLLKEKFQAYFNSYQEMVFSLCLGYSKGDRDLANDLTQETFVKVWAALPKFRSESAPKTWIYRICVNTCLLHIRKERNASKTEVSDVPSVTDDSTHEDYSHLYSAIGQLKELDRVIILLVLDELEYAEIATIVGISEGNLRVKISRIKKKLNQLLSNHG, encoded by the coding sequence ATGTTACTTAAGGAGAAGTTTCAAGCATATTTTAATTCATATCAGGAGATGGTTTTCTCGCTTTGCCTGGGATATTCCAAAGGAGACAGAGATTTGGCCAATGACCTGACGCAGGAAACATTCGTGAAAGTGTGGGCTGCATTACCAAAATTTAGATCAGAATCGGCACCGAAGACCTGGATTTATAGAATTTGTGTCAATACCTGTCTCTTGCACATCAGAAAAGAAAGGAATGCTTCAAAGACAGAGGTGAGCGATGTGCCTTCGGTGACAGATGATAGTACGCATGAGGATTATAGTCACCTGTACTCTGCTATAGGCCAACTAAAAGAGCTGGATAGAGTGATCATTTTGTTGGTGCTCGATGAATTAGAGTATGCTGAAATAGCCACAATCGTTGGTATTTCAGAGGGAAATTTGAGGGTCAAGATTTCAAGAATTAAGAAAAAACTCAATCAATTACTTAGTAATCATGGATAA
- a CDS encoding alpha/beta fold hydrolase, with protein MRKLIALSFLLSFIVIGSMSAQDSSFKVKVSGEGTPIIFLPGFTCPGEVWDATIKSLDKKYKTYQFTYAGFQGVPSIGLPWYDTISKGLSKYLEDENIQGAIIIGHSMGGMLAIDLASDQPDRIEKMILVDALPCIRAVMMPQVPASQISADNPYSQQLLNMTDSALSVMAVQMAQGMTNKADKQSLLVDYIMQTDREIYVKGYVELLKLDLREKLPSIDIPTLVLSADAFGKEQALKTMNDQYANLGNKEIKVAADSKHFIMFDQPEWFYDQVNSFLNQ; from the coding sequence ATGAGAAAATTAATTGCACTTTCGTTCTTACTGTCCTTCATTGTCATTGGTTCGATGAGCGCGCAAGACTCATCTTTTAAAGTGAAGGTTTCAGGAGAGGGCACGCCAATAATCTTTTTGCCAGGCTTTACTTGCCCTGGTGAAGTTTGGGATGCTACCATAAAATCTTTAGATAAAAAATACAAAACCTATCAATTTACCTATGCAGGATTTCAAGGCGTGCCTTCTATAGGTCTTCCATGGTATGACACTATTAGCAAAGGTCTTTCTAAATACCTGGAAGATGAAAATATTCAGGGAGCCATTATCATAGGGCACAGCATGGGCGGTATGTTAGCTATTGATCTGGCGAGTGACCAACCTGATAGAATTGAGAAAATGATTTTGGTCGATGCTCTTCCATGTATTAGGGCGGTGATGATGCCTCAGGTGCCAGCGAGTCAGATTTCGGCAGATAATCCCTACAGTCAGCAGCTGCTGAATATGACAGATTCGGCACTTAGTGTTATGGCGGTTCAAATGGCTCAGGGAATGACTAATAAGGCTGATAAGCAATCTTTATTAGTTGACTACATTATGCAAACTGACCGGGAAATTTATGTGAAAGGATATGTGGAACTTTTGAAATTAGACTTGCGAGAGAAGTTGCCTTCTATTGATATCCCCACTTTGGTGCTTTCTGCTGATGCTTTTGGTAAAGAGCAGGCCTTGAAAACTATGAATGATCAGTATGCCAATCTGGGAAATAAGGAGATTAAAGTGGCTGCAGATAGTAAGCACTTCATTATGTTTGATCAGCCTGAATGGTTTTATGATCAGGTAAATTCATTCTTAAATCAATAA